Proteins encoded by one window of Marixanthomonas sp. SCSIO 43207:
- the lepA gene encoding translation elongation factor 4 produces MKNIRNFCIIAHIDHGKSTLADRLLDSTATVTSREKQEQLLDSMDLERERGITIKSHAIQMDYEYEGEKYILNLIDTPGHVDFSYEVSRSIAACEGALLVVDAAQSIQAQTISNLYLALENDLEIIPVLNKIDLPSANPEEVTDDIVDLLGCDPSEIIPASAKTGLGIDDILEAIIKRVPAPKGNPDESLQALIFDSVYNPFRGVETYFRVLNGEIKKGQKIKFMATGKSYDADEVGTLKLKQLPKQVIKTGDVGYLITGIKDAREVKVGDTITDAKSPTTNMIEGFEDVKPMVFAGIYPVDTEDYEELRTSMEKLQLNDASLVFQPESSAALGFGFRCGFLGMLHLEIIQERLEREFDMTVITTVPNVSYHAYTNKQPDEIVMVNNPSDLPEPSTLNRVEEPFIKASIITKADFVGPVMSLCIEKRGQIVNQTYLTTERVELIFDMPLAEIVFDFYDRLKTVSKGYASFDYAPIGMRESHLVKVDVLLNGNTVDALSALLHRDNAYDIGKRMCEKLKELIPRQQFDIPIQAAIGSKIISRETVKALRKDVTAKCYGGDISRKRKLLEKQKKGKKRMRAVGNVEIPQEAFMAVLKLND; encoded by the coding sequence ATGAAGAACATTCGCAATTTTTGTATCATCGCACATATTGACCACGGTAAAAGTACTTTGGCAGACCGCTTACTAGATTCTACCGCAACTGTCACCTCTCGTGAAAAACAAGAGCAGTTGCTGGATAGTATGGATTTGGAGCGTGAGCGAGGTATTACCATAAAGAGTCATGCCATACAAATGGATTATGAATATGAAGGAGAAAAATATATTTTAAACTTAATTGACACACCGGGACACGTAGATTTTTCATACGAAGTATCCCGAAGCATTGCTGCTTGTGAAGGAGCTTTGTTAGTTGTTGATGCCGCACAAAGCATACAAGCTCAAACCATTTCAAACTTATATTTAGCACTCGAAAATGATCTGGAAATTATTCCGGTGTTAAACAAAATTGACTTGCCTTCTGCAAATCCAGAAGAAGTAACCGATGATATTGTAGACCTTTTGGGTTGTGACCCTTCAGAAATAATTCCTGCCAGCGCCAAAACCGGCTTAGGGATTGATGATATTCTAGAAGCTATTATTAAACGTGTTCCTGCCCCAAAAGGAAACCCCGATGAATCATTGCAAGCATTAATATTTGATTCAGTTTATAATCCATTTAGAGGTGTTGAAACCTACTTTAGAGTACTAAATGGTGAAATAAAAAAAGGGCAAAAAATTAAATTTATGGCTACCGGCAAAAGCTATGATGCCGATGAAGTAGGAACCTTAAAATTAAAACAGCTACCCAAGCAAGTAATTAAAACAGGAGATGTAGGGTATTTAATTACAGGTATTAAGGATGCTCGCGAGGTAAAAGTTGGTGATACCATTACAGATGCAAAAAGTCCTACTACCAATATGATTGAAGGATTTGAAGATGTAAAACCTATGGTATTTGCCGGTATTTATCCTGTAGATACTGAAGATTATGAAGAGTTAAGAACCTCCATGGAAAAACTGCAACTTAATGATGCTTCTTTGGTTTTTCAACCTGAAAGTTCTGCAGCGTTAGGTTTTGGTTTTAGATGTGGTTTCTTAGGAATGCTTCATTTAGAAATCATTCAAGAACGTCTAGAGCGCGAATTTGATATGACGGTTATTACTACGGTACCTAACGTATCTTATCACGCATATACCAATAAACAACCTGACGAAATTGTTATGGTAAACAATCCGTCAGATCTGCCGGAACCCTCTACCCTGAACCGAGTAGAAGAGCCTTTTATTAAAGCGTCTATTATTACAAAAGCAGACTTTGTAGGGCCTGTTATGTCACTCTGTATTGAAAAAAGAGGACAAATAGTTAATCAAACCTATTTAACCACAGAGCGAGTTGAGCTTATTTTTGATATGCCTTTGGCCGAAATTGTATTTGATTTTTACGATCGATTAAAAACGGTTTCAAAAGGATATGCCTCTTTTGATTATGCACCAATAGGTATGAGAGAATCACACCTAGTTAAAGTAGATGTTTTATTAAATGGTAATACGGTTGATGCACTTTCTGCGCTGTTACACCGTGACAATGCTTACGATATAGGTAAGCGCATGTGTGAAAAGCTGAAAGAATTAATTCCAAGACAACAGTTTGATATTCCTATTCAGGCTGCTATTGGGTCAAAGATTATTTCAAGAGAAACGGTTAAAGCCCTTCGTAAAGATGTAACTGCAAAATGTTACGGAGGTGATATTTCACGTAAAAGAAAACTACTAGAAAAGCAGAAAAAAGGTAAAAAGCGTATGCGAGCTGTTGGTAATGTAGAAATTCCTCAAGAAGCATTTATGGCTGTTTTAAAACTTAACGACTAG
- a CDS encoding outer membrane beta-barrel family protein gives MKELRLLYLLMFCATSMFAQEYSITGKVSDTNNKPISFVNVLVFEENADEAFKGSTTNEEGFFKLEALEEKTYKLTFSYVGYQTITKTVTVSSEENIGTITLNNSTENLEETVVYAKQPTITRKGGKLVFNVANTSLSIGNSFDIIKKTPGVLVFGDNISIKNQPTTVYLNDKRIYLSPSETVVFLRNLDASIIESVEVITSPSAKYDAEAGTILNINTTRPVDPGYKGSVNGTYRQAVFAKYQIGTSHFYKNDWLNFYGSYSYNPKKLNRDQESYIRFFEPDETSTASIWEGDFNRQTKRYAHQANVFTDFTLDENNSITLGASLLLSPNTTYDNSQFFEIFNAQRQLDSTFTSHSDLEKDLSNLTVNVGYATTLDEDGSLLSIGANYIAYNSDQYQNVITDYFLPNGNFLRNNSFYTLSDQKTNILTGNADLSTTLFSGSFDAGIKYSSIDTDTGLDFFDVVNNSQSFNPELSDVFLYEESIYAAYIDFAKEFEKFDINIGLRTEYTDVEGDSRSLGKVNTQNYFEWFPSVSLNYQLSENHELGINYARKIERPRYHSLNPFKYFINENNFNTGNPNLRPAIDNKITLSYTYNSKWSFEAYYQHIDHSLEMLNYQNNDTRILRQIDANMINFFQYSFDVSYASSLNNWWFLSLVTSTYYLENDFLALESSQEIAKNNTAGFFGQLYNNISLSKDRTFSADVVAVYFSNLISGSLDYNNIFNFSVSFRKSFWDNKASVFMGVDDIFNTNNVPVTSQYLNQDNSYFTMPESRVFKVGFTYNFGNFQLNDNQRSLDNDENNRLEN, from the coding sequence ATGAAAGAACTGCGTCTGCTATATCTTTTAATGTTTTGTGCTACCTCAATGTTTGCACAAGAATATTCAATTACTGGAAAAGTATCAGATACAAACAATAAGCCCATTTCCTTTGTAAATGTTTTGGTATTTGAAGAAAATGCCGATGAAGCATTTAAAGGGTCTACCACAAATGAAGAAGGTTTTTTTAAACTAGAAGCGCTAGAAGAAAAAACCTATAAATTAACCTTTAGCTACGTTGGCTATCAAACGATTACCAAAACAGTTACGGTTTCTTCAGAAGAAAACATTGGTACAATAACCTTAAACAATAGCACCGAAAACCTAGAAGAAACGGTTGTATATGCAAAACAACCAACCATTACCAGAAAAGGCGGCAAACTGGTTTTTAATGTAGCAAATACTTCTTTATCTATTGGAAACAGTTTTGACATTATTAAAAAAACACCCGGTGTTTTGGTTTTTGGAGATAATATTTCAATTAAAAATCAACCAACAACCGTCTACTTAAATGACAAGCGAATTTATTTATCTCCTTCTGAAACGGTCGTGTTTTTAAGAAACTTAGATGCTTCAATTATTGAATCTGTAGAAGTAATTACCTCGCCTTCGGCCAAATATGACGCCGAAGCCGGAACAATTCTGAATATAAATACCACACGGCCTGTTGATCCAGGATATAAAGGCTCTGTAAACGGAACTTATAGACAAGCCGTTTTTGCTAAATATCAAATAGGAACATCTCATTTTTATAAAAATGACTGGCTTAATTTTTATGGAAGTTACAGCTATAATCCAAAAAAACTAAACCGTGACCAAGAGAGTTACATCCGCTTTTTTGAACCCGATGAAACCTCTACTGCATCAATTTGGGAAGGAGACTTTAATAGACAGACAAAAAGATATGCGCACCAAGCCAACGTTTTTACAGATTTTACACTAGATGAAAATAATTCTATTACACTTGGAGCAAGCTTGCTTTTATCACCCAATACTACATATGATAACAGCCAGTTTTTTGAAATTTTTAATGCACAACGGCAGTTAGACTCCACCTTTACATCTCACAGTGACTTAGAAAAAGACCTTTCAAACCTTACTGTTAATGTGGGTTATGCAACCACACTAGATGAAGATGGTTCTCTGTTGTCAATAGGAGCAAACTATATAGCGTACAACAGTGATCAATACCAAAACGTAATAACAGACTATTTTTTACCAAACGGTAATTTTCTTCGGAATAATAGTTTCTACACACTTTCTGACCAGAAAACCAATATACTAACCGGAAATGCCGATTTGTCTACCACTTTATTTTCTGGAAGTTTTGATGCTGGTATAAAATACTCAAGCATTGATACCGACACAGGACTTGATTTTTTTGATGTTGTAAATAACAGTCAATCTTTCAACCCAGAACTGTCAGATGTTTTTTTATATGAAGAATCAATCTATGCAGCATATATTGATTTTGCAAAAGAGTTTGAAAAGTTTGATATAAACATAGGCTTAAGAACCGAATATACCGATGTAGAAGGTGATTCACGCTCCTTAGGAAAGGTAAACACACAAAACTATTTTGAGTGGTTTCCAAGTGTTTCATTAAACTATCAGCTTTCAGAAAACCATGAGCTAGGTATCAATTATGCAAGAAAAATTGAACGTCCTCGCTATCATAGCTTAAACCCATTTAAGTATTTTATTAATGAAAATAACTTTAATACTGGTAACCCAAATTTACGTCCTGCAATAGATAATAAAATAACTTTAAGTTACACCTACAATAGTAAATGGTCTTTTGAGGCATACTATCAACACATTGATCATTCACTAGAAATGTTGAATTATCAAAATAATGATACTAGAATTCTGCGGCAAATAGACGCAAATATGATAAACTTTTTTCAGTACAGTTTTGATGTTTCATACGCATCATCATTGAATAATTGGTGGTTTTTAAGCTTGGTAACTTCTACGTATTATTTAGAAAATGATTTTTTAGCGCTTGAAAGTTCTCAAGAGATAGCAAAAAATAATACTGCCGGTTTTTTTGGTCAGTTATATAATAATATTTCATTGTCAAAAGACAGAACCTTTTCAGCAGATGTTGTGGCAGTTTACTTTTCAAACTTAATCTCAGGTTCTTTAGACTACAACAATATATTTAACTTTTCAGTTTCTTTCAGAAAATCATTTTGGGACAATAAAGCGAGTGTTTTTATGGGAGTAGATGACATATTTAACACCAATAACGTACCGGTAACCTCCCAATATTTAAATCAAGACAACTCATATTTTACTATGCCAGAGTCGCGAGTTTTTAAAGTAGGTTTTACATATAACTTCGGAAATTTTCAATTAAACGATAATCAACGAAGCCTTGATAATGATGAAAACAACAGACTTGAAAATTAA
- the dusB gene encoding tRNA dihydrouridine synthase DusB, with protein MAKIGSIDVGDFPLLLAPMEDVSDPPFRALCKEQGADVVYTEFISSEGLIRDAAKSVMKLDIYEKERPVGIQIFGANLESMLQSVEIVEASGPDIIDINFGCPVKKVVSKGAGAGILKDIDLMVSLTEAMVKHTKLPVTVKTRLGWDHDSIKIVEVAERLQDVGCQAISIHGRTRAQMYKGNADWTPIAEVKNNPRMHIPVFGNGDVDTPERAMEMRDKFGLDGAMIGRASIGYPWFFNEVKHYFNTGKHAAPPTMAERVEAARRHLQMSIDWKGEKLGVFETRRHYTNYFKGIPNFKPYRMKMVTSDDSADVFAAFEEVLDKFGDYQFA; from the coding sequence ATGGCAAAAATTGGAAGTATAGACGTAGGAGATTTTCCGCTGTTGCTTGCACCTATGGAAGATGTAAGCGATCCACCCTTTAGAGCTTTATGTAAAGAACAAGGAGCAGATGTAGTATATACAGAGTTTATCTCTTCAGAAGGGTTAATACGTGACGCAGCAAAAAGCGTTATGAAGCTTGATATTTATGAGAAAGAACGTCCTGTTGGCATTCAAATTTTTGGTGCCAATCTTGAATCGATGTTACAAAGTGTAGAAATTGTTGAAGCCAGTGGGCCTGATATTATCGACATCAATTTTGGCTGTCCTGTAAAAAAAGTAGTGAGCAAAGGAGCCGGAGCCGGTATTTTAAAAGATATTGACTTAATGGTTTCTTTGACCGAGGCAATGGTAAAGCATACCAAGCTACCCGTGACAGTTAAAACACGTTTAGGTTGGGATCACGACTCGATAAAGATTGTTGAGGTAGCAGAAAGGTTACAAGATGTAGGGTGTCAAGCTATTTCAATTCATGGCCGTACACGCGCACAGATGTATAAAGGAAATGCAGATTGGACTCCCATTGCTGAGGTAAAAAACAATCCTAGAATGCACATTCCTGTTTTTGGCAATGGTGATGTAGACACACCCGAGCGCGCAATGGAAATGCGTGATAAATTCGGACTTGATGGCGCCATGATTGGACGCGCCAGTATAGGCTACCCTTGGTTTTTTAATGAAGTAAAACATTATTTTAACACCGGAAAACACGCAGCCCCACCCACTATGGCAGAACGTGTTGAAGCAGCTCGACGCCATCTACAAATGTCTATAGACTGGAAAGGAGAAAAACTAGGTGTTTTTGAAACACGACGTCATTATACCAATTACTTTAAAGGCATTCCAAATTTTAAACCCTATCGCATGAAAATGGTGACTAGCGATGATAGTGCAGACGTTTTTGCTGCCTTTGAAGAGGTGCTAGATAAATTTGGTGATTATCAATTTGCTTAA
- a CDS encoding FtsX-like permease family protein, protein MRFPLYIAKRYLFSKSSNNAINIITGIAAIGVVVGAMSLFIVLSGFSGLKDFSLQFTNVFDSDLKVFPANGKTIQFSEAAEEKLNQLNEVQSFSKVIEERVFLQYKGRNQIAYIKGVDSNYNKVNPTDSILYLSEWFTPGQQEVVIGFNIAYKLSLGVNDYTDLLDIYVPRPGTGQISALDVSNAFTKRNAVVSGIYDVNEELNSKYVFSDIEFARNLLNLDSLTVSSLELKLKPNVSEEAIRNQLQSIFSEEVLIKNRIQQNDALYKMLNTENIAVYLIFTLVLIIALFNVIGSIIMMILDKRKDVKTLYNLGATLKDIRKIFFLQGALMTTFGGLLGIGLGIITVWAQLQFEFVNITATLPYPVKFQIINVIVVFVTISVLGVIASKIASSRVSKKLLS, encoded by the coding sequence TTGAGGTTTCCGCTCTACATCGCTAAGCGGTACTTATTTTCAAAAAGCAGCAATAACGCTATTAACATCATAACAGGAATTGCCGCTATAGGTGTTGTAGTTGGTGCTATGTCTTTATTTATAGTGCTGTCAGGGTTTTCTGGACTGAAAGATTTTAGCCTGCAGTTTACCAATGTTTTTGACAGCGACTTAAAAGTGTTTCCGGCCAATGGAAAAACAATTCAATTCTCTGAAGCTGCCGAAGAGAAACTAAATCAACTTAACGAAGTTCAATCTTTTTCAAAAGTCATTGAAGAACGTGTTTTTCTTCAATATAAAGGCAGAAATCAAATTGCTTACATTAAAGGTGTTGATTCCAATTATAATAAAGTAAATCCCACAGACAGTATACTATACCTCAGCGAGTGGTTCACGCCCGGTCAACAAGAAGTGGTTATTGGTTTTAATATCGCTTACAAACTTTCTTTAGGGGTAAATGATTATACAGACTTGCTGGATATTTATGTGCCACGACCTGGTACCGGTCAAATATCGGCTCTTGATGTTTCAAATGCGTTTACTAAGCGTAATGCTGTAGTTTCGGGAATCTATGACGTAAATGAGGAATTAAATAGTAAGTATGTTTTTAGTGATATTGAATTTGCTCGTAATTTATTAAATCTCGATAGCTTAACTGTTTCTTCACTTGAATTGAAGCTGAAGCCTAATGTTTCAGAAGAAGCGATAAGAAACCAACTACAATCTATTTTTTCTGAAGAAGTTTTAATTAAAAATCGAATTCAGCAAAATGATGCGCTTTATAAAATGTTGAATACAGAAAACATAGCAGTGTACCTCATTTTTACTTTGGTATTGATCATTGCACTTTTTAATGTAATTGGGTCTATTATTATGATGATTCTTGATAAGAGAAAAGACGTAAAAACTCTTTATAACCTTGGTGCAACCTTAAAAGATATTAGAAAAATTTTCTTTTTGCAAGGTGCTCTCATGACTACTTTTGGCGGGTTGTTGGGGATTGGCTTAGGTATAATTACAGTTTGGGCTCAACTTCAGTTTGAGTTTGTAAACATTACTGCTACTCTTCCTTATCCGGTAAAGTTCCAAATTATAAATGTAATTGTGGTGTTTGTAACTATTTCTGTGCTAGGTGTCATCGCTTCAAAAATAGCTTCTAGCAGAGTTAGCAAAAAATTACTTTCTTAA
- the rbfA gene encoding 30S ribosome-binding factor RbfA: MKESNRQKKIAGVLQNDLAKVLQELLRESGQLSTILTVSKVSVTVDLSIAKVYVSVFPSQKAEAILKELKQLTPKIKHQVAQLTKNQLRKMPELIFYNDDSMEYIENIERAVKEKQNPIENPDLLPKRKKS; encoded by the coding sequence ATGAAAGAGAGTAACAGACAGAAAAAAATTGCAGGCGTATTACAGAACGACCTTGCAAAGGTTTTGCAAGAACTACTTAGAGAGTCGGGGCAATTAAGCACTATATTGACGGTTTCAAAAGTTTCAGTTACCGTAGATTTGTCTATTGCAAAAGTATATGTGAGTGTTTTTCCTTCTCAAAAAGCTGAAGCAATTTTAAAGGAGTTAAAGCAACTTACTCCAAAAATCAAACATCAAGTTGCGCAACTTACCAAAAATCAGCTTCGGAAAATGCCTGAGCTTATTTTTTATAATGATGATTCTATGGAATATATTGAAAACATAGAAAGAGCTGTAAAGGAAAAACAAAACCCAATTGAAAACCCAGACCTACTTCCTAAACGCAAAAAATCATAA
- the mce gene encoding methylmalonyl-CoA epimerase: MEKIEHIGIAVKSISEANKTYEKLFGYEHYKTESVDGEGVTTSFFTCGESKIELLEATRKDSPIAKFIEKKGEGIHHIAFSVKNIKSEVDRLKKEGFVVLNEEPKKGADNKWVVFLHPKSAHGVLIELCQERD, encoded by the coding sequence ATGGAAAAAATAGAACATATAGGAATAGCCGTTAAAAGTATTTCTGAAGCAAATAAGACCTATGAAAAACTATTTGGCTATGAGCATTATAAAACCGAAAGCGTAGATGGTGAGGGTGTCACTACTTCATTCTTTACGTGTGGAGAAAGTAAAATTGAATTATTGGAAGCAACTCGCAAAGACAGCCCAATTGCTAAGTTTATTGAGAAAAAAGGAGAAGGGATTCACCACATTGCTTTTTCAGTAAAAAACATTAAAAGTGAAGTCGACCGGCTTAAAAAAGAAGGCTTTGTTGTGTTAAATGAAGAGCCCAAAAAAGGAGCAGACAATAAATGGGTTGTGTTTTTGCATCCAAAATCGGCTCATGGAGTGTTAATTGAGCTTTGTCAAGAGAGAGATTAA
- a CDS encoding riboflavin synthase, translating into MFTGIIEQVGKIKKLTSESKNLHIEVLSGLASELKIDQSVSHNGVCLTVVDINEESYVVTAIDETLQKTNLSNLKEGDWVNLERAMKLGDRLDGHIVQGHVDQTGVCKSIEEVDGSWVFTFTYEGNKHNVTIEKGSITINGVSLTVVNSKENEFSVAIIPYTYNNTNFKALEKGSIVNLEFDVVGKYVKRLTQGYR; encoded by the coding sequence ATGTTTACAGGAATTATTGAGCAGGTTGGAAAAATCAAAAAACTAACCTCAGAAAGCAAAAATCTTCATATAGAAGTATTGAGTGGTTTAGCTTCAGAATTAAAAATCGATCAAAGTGTATCACACAATGGAGTTTGTTTAACAGTTGTTGATATAAATGAAGAATCATATGTGGTTACCGCAATTGACGAAACGCTACAAAAAACCAACCTTAGTAATCTTAAAGAAGGAGATTGGGTAAACCTAGAGCGTGCTATGAAGCTAGGGGATCGTCTTGATGGGCACATTGTGCAAGGTCACGTAGATCAAACCGGAGTTTGTAAATCTATAGAAGAAGTTGATGGTAGTTGGGTATTCACGTTTACTTATGAAGGAAATAAACACAATGTGACTATAGAAAAGGGTTCTATCACAATAAATGGAGTAAGTTTAACCGTTGTAAATTCTAAAGAAAATGAATTTAGTGTGGCAATTATTCCATATACCTATAATAATACAAATTTTAAAGCCTTAGAAAAAGGTTCGATTGTCAATTTGGAATTTGACGTGGTAGGAAAATACGTTAAGAGACTTACGCAGGGATATCGTTAG
- the pdxA gene encoding 4-hydroxythreonine-4-phosphate dehydrogenase PdxA codes for MAKKEKIIVGISIGDLNGIGSEIVLKTFQDARMLEFCTPVIFASVKLMSYFKKVYKLDINLHGIDSLDKVAHKKINVLNVWQEHVDVNFGKEDKKIGEYAIKSLKSAVLALKKKEIGVLVTAPINKSNIQSEAFNFPGHTNYLAQELEGDSLMLMVSDTLRVGLLTDHVAVKDVAKNITSEVIEKKITTIHNSLIKDFGIRKPKIAVLGINPHNGDNGVIGNEDDTVLKPTLDAIREKDRLVFGPYAADSFFGSGNYKNFDAIIASYHDQGLVPFKTLAFGKGVNYTAGLNRVRTSPDHGTAYDVAGKNEANYESFKEAVFYAIKIYNKRKEYKKISKNPLKTNQKKSFSKKNQ; via the coding sequence ATGGCGAAGAAGGAAAAAATAATTGTTGGCATTTCAATTGGAGATTTGAACGGAATAGGAAGCGAAATTGTGCTTAAAACATTTCAAGATGCTAGAATGCTAGAGTTTTGTACCCCTGTGATTTTTGCTTCGGTTAAATTAATGTCATATTTCAAAAAAGTTTATAAACTTGATATAAACCTGCACGGAATAGATTCACTAGACAAGGTTGCGCATAAAAAGATAAACGTATTAAATGTTTGGCAAGAACATGTAGATGTCAACTTCGGAAAAGAGGATAAAAAAATAGGCGAATACGCAATCAAGTCATTAAAATCTGCGGTGTTAGCACTTAAAAAGAAAGAAATTGGCGTATTGGTCACAGCCCCTATAAACAAGTCAAATATTCAATCTGAAGCATTTAACTTTCCCGGTCATACAAATTATCTTGCTCAAGAATTAGAAGGTGATAGTTTAATGTTGATGGTTTCAGACACATTACGAGTGGGCTTGCTCACAGATCATGTAGCTGTAAAAGATGTAGCTAAAAATATCACTTCAGAAGTGATAGAGAAAAAAATAACCACCATCCACAATTCACTTATAAAGGATTTCGGAATACGAAAACCAAAAATTGCAGTGCTTGGTATTAATCCGCATAACGGCGATAACGGTGTAATAGGTAATGAAGACGATACCGTTTTAAAGCCAACCTTAGATGCTATTAGAGAAAAAGATAGATTGGTTTTTGGTCCATACGCTGCAGATAGTTTTTTTGGCTCTGGCAATTACAAAAACTTTGACGCTATAATTGCTTCTTACCATGATCAAGGCTTGGTACCATTTAAAACACTTGCTTTTGGGAAAGGCGTAAATTACACAGCTGGTCTTAATAGAGTTAGAACCTCTCCAGACCACGGTACTGCTTATGATGTTGCAGGAAAAAACGAAGCAAATTATGAGTCTTTTAAAGAAGCCGTTTTTTACGCAATCAAAATTTATAATAAACGAAAGGAGTACAAGAAAATATCAAAAAACCCTTTAAAAACTAATCAAAAAAAATCCTTTTCAAAAAAGAATCAATAA
- a CDS encoding DUF177 domain-containing protein gives MKELKEFTIPFIGLKIGEHRFNFKIEKPFFEHFEYVEFNDAAINLEVLLVKKATLLEFTLFFNGTVNVNCDVSNEPYDQQINGEYRFVVKFGEETNVDDEDLLVLPHGSHEVNIQQFIYESIVLAVPAKKIHPGVEDGTLENETLKKLEELRPKGNNNNPDDSKIDPRWDELKKLLTDK, from the coding sequence ATGAAGGAATTGAAAGAATTTACCATCCCTTTTATAGGGTTGAAGATAGGCGAACACCGGTTTAATTTTAAAATTGAAAAACCGTTCTTTGAGCATTTTGAGTATGTTGAGTTTAATGATGCGGCCATAAACCTTGAAGTGTTATTGGTTAAAAAAGCAACATTATTAGAGTTCACATTGTTTTTTAACGGAACAGTCAATGTAAATTGTGATGTAAGTAATGAACCATATGATCAACAAATAAATGGAGAGTATAGGTTTGTTGTAAAGTTTGGTGAAGAGACCAATGTAGACGATGAAGACCTATTGGTTTTACCACATGGAAGTCATGAAGTAAATATACAGCAGTTTATTTACGAGTCTATTGTGCTTGCTGTACCGGCAAAAAAAATACATCCCGGTGTAGAAGATGGAACTTTAGAAAACGAAACACTCAAAAAACTTGAAGAATTACGCCCTAAAGGAAATAATAATAACCCCGACGATTCTAAAATAGACCCTCGTTGGGATGAATTAAAAAAACTATTAACGGATAAATAA
- the rpmF gene encoding 50S ribosomal protein L32 codes for MAHPKRKISKTRRDKRRTHYKATAPQIATDPTTGEAHLYHRAHWHEGKLYYRGQVIIDAAEEVEA; via the coding sequence ATGGCACATCCTAAAAGAAAAATCTCAAAAACTAGAAGAGATAAAAGAAGAACACATTATAAAGCTACTGCCCCTCAAATAGCAACCGATCCTACAACAGGTGAGGCACACTTATATCACAGAGCACACTGGCACGAAGGTAAATTATATTACCGTGGTCAAGTAATTATCGATGCTGCTGAAGAAGTAGAGGCATAA
- a CDS encoding beta-ketoacyl-ACP synthase III yields the protein MNKITAAVTAVGGYVPDYVLTNQILETMVETNDEWITTRTGIKERRILKDKNKGTSFLAIKAAEDLLKKSNTDPKDIDMVIMATATPDMPVAATGVYVATQIGAVNAFSYDLVAACSSFLYGMSTAARYIESGRYKKVLLLGADKMSSIIDYEDRTTCIIFGDGGGAMLFEPNEEGYGVQDEILRSDGIGRQSLKIDAGGSLMPATSETVANKQHYVFQDGKTVFKFAVSNMADVSEKIMLRNNLKGNDVDWLVPHQANKRIIDATSKRMNLPSEKVMMNIHKYGNTTSATLPLCVSDYEKQLKKGDNLIFASFGGGFTWGAVYLKWAYDAK from the coding sequence ATGAACAAAATCACAGCAGCAGTAACCGCTGTAGGTGGCTATGTGCCTGACTACGTCCTTACCAACCAGATACTCGAAACCATGGTTGAAACCAATGACGAATGGATTACAACCCGAACAGGAATTAAAGAACGTAGAATCCTAAAAGACAAAAATAAAGGAACTTCATTCCTTGCAATTAAGGCAGCAGAAGACCTTCTCAAAAAAAGCAATACCGACCCTAAAGACATCGATATGGTGATTATGGCAACAGCCACACCAGATATGCCGGTAGCAGCAACAGGCGTTTACGTAGCCACTCAAATAGGTGCCGTAAACGCTTTTTCATATGATCTAGTCGCAGCCTGCTCTAGTTTTTTATACGGAATGTCAACCGCAGCACGCTATATTGAATCGGGACGATATAAAAAAGTACTTCTTTTAGGCGCTGATAAAATGTCTTCTATAATTGATTATGAAGACCGTACAACTTGTATCATTTTTGGCGATGGAGGAGGAGCCATGCTTTTTGAACCTAATGAAGAAGGGTATGGAGTTCAAGACGAGATTTTAAGAAGTGACGGGATTGGTCGTCAAAGTTTAAAAATAGATGCGGGAGGTTCACTTATGCCAGCAACTTCAGAAACGGTTGCAAACAAACAACATTATGTTTTTCAAGACGGAAAAACAGTTTTCAAATTTGCTGTTTCAAATATGGCAGATGTAAGTGAAAAAATCATGCTTCGTAATAACTTAAAAGGTAACGACGTAGACTGGTTAGTTCCCCATCAAGCCAATAAGCGCATTATTGATGCAACATCAAAACGAATGAACCTGCCTTCAGAAAAAGTAATGATGAACATTCATAAATACGGAAATACAACTTCAGCAACTTTACCTCTGTGTGTTTCAGATTATGAAAAACAATTAAAAAAAGGAGATAATTTAATTTTTGCTTCCTTTGGAGGAGGCTTTACGTGGGGTGCTGTTTATTTAAAATGGGCCTACGATGCAAAATAA